DNA sequence from the Armigeres subalbatus isolate Guangzhou_Male chromosome 1, GZ_Asu_2, whole genome shotgun sequence genome:
TTCAAAAATGGTGATTACACTAGTATGAATGCTTTTCTCTCCAACATTGGCTGGCTCGACATCATCACTACGGATCTCAACTCGTCTGTTTCGCTATTTTCCAATATTCTTTTGTATGCTATTGACCAATTCGTCCCAAAGAAAATCCAAACACCACCTCGCAACCCACCGTGGAGTAACACTGCTTTGAAAGCTTTGAAAAGTTTGAAACGCTCTGCTCTGCGCAAATACACTAACCGCAAGAGCCGTCATTGTAAACGAGCTTATACTTACGCAAACCACCGGTACAAACGTCTGAATAGGAAACTGTTTTCCACTTACCAAAAGAAGATTCAACAAAAACTACGTCATAATCCAAAAGGTTTCTGGAGCTACGTTAACGAACAGCGGAATGAATCTGGTCTTCCCACTGTCATGCTTAAAGGAAATATTGAATCTTCATCTACTGAAGGTATCTGCAGCCTATTTCGTAGTCAATTCTCTAGCGTGTTCACGCAGGAATCATTGAACGATCAGCAACTCGCCGAAGCAACCTGTAATGTTCCAGTCCACCCTCCTGTTGGAGAACACCCAATCATCGACGAAGAAACAATTGTTAACGCTTGCTCCACCTTGAAGGCTTCACATAATTCTGGTCCTGATGGTATACCTGCCACGGTGTTGAAAAAATGCGCCACCACTTTGTCtcttttatctttatttttaaTCTTTCGCTTCAATCTggaaattttccaaaccacTGGAAGAAATCATTTGTTTTTCCGGTGTTCAAAAAAGGAAACAAACGCGAAGTCAGCAATTATCGCGGTATTGCGGCTATGTGTGCGGTTTCAATGCTGttcgaaaaagttgtttacaatttttttgttcCACAACTGTCGTCACTTCATCTCGGAGCATCAACATGGATTTATGCCGAAACGGTCAACGAATAGTAATCTACTTCTGTACTCATCTTTCATCGCTAAAGCTCTCCAGAAAGGCCAACAAGTTGATTCCATCTACACTGATTTTTCAGCGgcttttgataaaatcaatcatCAGATTACTGTCGCAAAATTTGGCCGATTGGGTTTCTCTGGATCTTTTCTTCACTGGTTACAGTCCTACTTGAGTGGTCGGGAAATGGCCATTAAGATCGGTGACATCATTTCAACATATTTCCTCGTTACTTCAGGAGTGCCACAAGGTAGCCACTTGGGGCCGCTGATTTTCTTGGTGTACCTTAACGATGTTCATCTACACTTGGAATGCTTCAAACTTTCTTTTGCCGACGACTTCAAGCTGTATTGGATTGTTAATTGCCCTGATGATGCTCTTTTTCTACAATCTCAGCTTGAGCGGTTCACTGAATGGTGTAAAATCAACCGAATGGACCTTAACGCTGCCAAATGCTCGGTTATTTCGTTCTCCCGTCGACGAACTTTGCTTGATTCTGATTACAAAATTGGTGCTGATAGCCTTAAAAAGGAATCGGTAATCAAAGATCTTGGTGTTCTGCTCGATTCCAAGCTTACTTTTAAGGAGCACATTGCTTACATCACCTCAAAAGCCTCAAAAACACTGGGTTTTATCTTCAGGATagcaaaaaaattcaaagacaTTCAATGTCTGAaatctaagcatatgcggtatttcgaaaaatttcgtttcaggtggttcgaaacgaaattccgcggaatttcgcggaatttgagcatggcgaaatctgattttttgatttcgtttcgtttcgtaaaatcacaaaaatttcgctagaaaaaactagcatctaacgaaatttaacggaattccgcggaatttcgagacaaatttaaacttaagacatactttatattatcaaaaattttggctgcgccgctgaacaaaatcataatactaatttcaattcgttaTGTTAAACACATTTTTCTGTTAACGCTTCTTTTATAGAACGTCTTCAGGGgctcctccttagccgtgcggtaagacgcgcctcaccctttccttcccatggtagctgtagagctccatcaaatcttgcaccttccaacattcatcgaattatttcaacaacaaagagcagtatttggcacaactttatggtttcattagactgcaaatataaccaattttgagtaaaaatagtgaaactattgaaaacaatcaagtaactatagatttacaatcaaaaacttcagtacattcaaaggtAATTTCCTATATGCCTATatggtattaagccacccggagtggaaattaattactatgtctgaaacttgattatgcatatgtacaacatgtgatagatttagttcggaaaaggtattggagggtaaccgccccttcggtggggtttgatcccactaccccagttcgcatgacaggtgctttccctactaagctaagaatcaaaaactttttttttcaatttcctctAATTtaagctatgccaaataacttttgttccagcattttttccatagatgatttcttcctattgaaatctttgtcGTGGGAAAGAGAGAAATATCTAAcggaaaacgaaaagtatctttaactattctgtCCTAGTTTTTACAAAAGTTATCCGACTCAATGTGTTAatagagtgtaaatgtaatcagatatgaatcagatctgatttgtcaaagaggcaaacCGTGCAAGAGCAAATTCGTAGGGCCTTTGGGGAGTCTTTTTTGAACGCCTTTTCTTATTAAaagtcgatttcttcaccttcgcttaggCCTCAAAGCAGGTTTAAGAGCATGGGAAAATACCGCTAAggaaaacaaaatgcaacattttacGTTCAAAAACCAATTGGAATCTTACCTATaggtaaaaataaaaagtcaAAAGATTGAAGATACTCCACACACCAATATTCGGCGAATTATCGAAATATACATAGCGGGAGATCCCctagcgccggacacctcccaatactgGACACTTCTCAAAACGAAACTTGCAGAGGCCCTCCCACCAACTAATGAAGTGCAAAGGAAAGCTTTTTCAAAGTCCTTTATTTGCAAGAAAAATTAGATCTTTAGGTTGAATGTTTTGTACAAGAttgcaattttaaaaaaatgctcaaaattttattgttttaccttattttagaaggtttgaatcaacaagatCAAATTCGTTTGGAAGCATTCTAACCATGTAGAGATGGTCAATATAAGCCATATTTTGAATAATGATCATGATTTGTTATTATGTCATGTAATTGTGGTGAAAAATCAATTTCGTCTATTCGGCAGCTGTCCCCCAGCTGTCCGGACAGTGAGATTCTTATGTAAGCAAATAGTAatttttacacctgttttgtaAAACTTACTTAAATTCAATTGCTTTTTTCTTACAAAAGTATCAGGAAGCCACAGAAATAAgtagagtaattctcgctgaaaccgggccactatttacacgaggttcttaaaaatgcctaaatttatattttttttaaagctttcggcgagtatattgaGGATCCGAGttgaattcttcagaaagatgaacccctcgttagttatacacgaaatcattttaatggacccctcgatttttgtcaattcttgactcaccaaaactatcataactccagcatttctcaaccgatcgtagagatcagcatatcgttggaaagaggaaaagtgtatcctcaatttgcaatattaAAAAAAGAAGCATTCATATTGAaattggccgccatcttggatttctttttgaaaactatttttcagctgggttcgcaaccaccgattttgaatattaatacatcgatagaaagcttagcttatattgtgcattgtgtccaagaatctcaggtgtatgttttttctatcgaaagttatgtactatttaccaataccaaaattattgaattatttaatacaataacttgaaaacggctccgttatgctcaaaacatttgagcccttcaaataaaatactgtcgtagatatgcttttcatttttgaaacatatttggcttagaatagtgtatgaaatcaaggaactgacgtcgaagtaccatattaaccataaaaataatgttcgttggtcagatggcctttcaaaaaataatttggtaaatcgtacataacttttaatagaaaaaacatacacctgagatttttggacacaatatacaatataagctaagcttttcaTCGATGTATcattattcaaaatcggtggttgcgaatcTGGCGTAAAAAtggtttttaaaaagaaatccaagatggcggccaaattcaatatggatGCTTCTCTTTTcaatattgcaaattgaggatacactcttcctctttccaacgatatgctgatctttACGATAGGTTGAAAAATGCTGGAGTTATgatagttttggtgagtcaagaattgacaaaaatcgaggggtccattaaaatgatttcgtgtataactaacgaggggttcatctttctgaagaattcaactcggatccttaatatactcgccgagagctttcgaaagaatataaatttaggcatttttaagaacctcgtgcaaatagtggcccggtttcagcgagaattactcagtAGAACCACAATTTGAAGATGGttttgaaaaaggtgggaattgggagtaggatgtaagaaatttagctggagagCCGAATAAGctctacaaacaaattttaatatCTTCAACTcaaagcaagtgaaaaatattactattctgaatgatgtctcTACTCATGTAATAGCAACTTGGTGATATTTGAACaagatgcaatagtgtccggtactagggtACGCTTTTCTGAACGGCGtaatttttcatccaaattcGTCAATACATTGTTGCAAAACGTGTCCTAATTCTCatatatagtttgtatgaatcatcaatgatcatattttgtataTATAGTATACCAGTTAACATAATCCGTATAGCTAGTGAGTTTTTcattaaatggcttatgtgtccatCAGTGGCATATTTGTATCACttgcatttttgttcaatttgtaaaatgcctgtgaatcgttcagaaagctcaatttactgcatctaatcccacaacagtaaaatagtcTTCACTATCTTGCTTATTTGTGGTATGCTGGAAATGATTGGAAGGATTGACAAacaatttacaaaatcaaccaaaatgcaaatgttgcaaatatgcgatcatgggcagtatggGTATctgagcctcctataaaaagattgaatttggatggaAATGGCCTTTTCTTCCAACTATTTGTGTGGAGaatcaaaaattatttcttcataccCTGACAAACTGCTGCAGTAAAATTTTGCGATCCCATTtgtgaaatacatatctttgtgaaTTTTAAAAAGGTACACATGGTCTTGCAAAGGAATGTATGCTATtattatcaattctctatctccGTATACGTACAGATGTGGAtatatctaggaacttttttcaaataggcggaACGgaatttgaccttgaaatttaaaACGTCTCATACTCTCTCTATTCAGCACATTTTGTTCAACTGACGTTACTACCAGCTAGATCGCAGTCTATTCTTTCTGATAGGTACATTAGTTgaccaaaatagtttgaattaaaaGCACAATCGCCATTCTAAAAATCAAGGTCATAATCAATTAggcaaatttgaaaaaagtatTATAAATGCTTTAGTTAGTTAGAGTTATCCTAATACCATAACATCACACTGATGAGACAATGGCCCTTATTATGGATTCCACTTCACAGTGAAAACAAAGTGAAGTGAGCAGAACCTTATTACGGTTTCCACATCAGTGAGAACATGTGAGAAGTTCATTTCATGTGACAGCTCTGATGACCGCAGGGTTATTATGGTTTTCACATATGTGAAAAAACAACTCACTTTAGGTGGAATGTTTACACTGTCGTTTTTGGAGGTGAAAACTTGACACGCAGAATGGAGTAagttgaaaatggattgttatttaagtttttCCTCAAATATTTTGTTATTTGCTATATTTTAGTAAGAAAAGGACTAACGTACGCCAATTTGCTCGTCTTGTTTCGTTcatggaggaacatccagaacTAGCTAGAGGTGGTAGATTCTCAGATTGCAGAGAATCTGTTTCTTCTCTTTGGGCTACAATTCAAGCTGCATTAAATAGCTTGGGTCCTCCGACACGTTCTGTTGCAGCTTGGCAGAAAGTTTGGAATGATAAAAAGCTTCAAATAAAGAAGAAACTGCAGCATAACCAAAACGAAGTGAGAGCTACCGGTGGTGGGCGCAATACACAGTACTCTTTTAATGATGTAGAAGAAGCCATCATCCGTCTACTGTCTTTGCGAAGAACAGTGGACCACAATGGTGCTATTTTTGGAACACAATCCTCCACAGGACTTCCAAATCAAGAGCATAATCAGGAATTAAATGATGGACCATCGCCAGCTGGCGAGATTGAATTGTTAAGAACGTCGGCAGATCTAACCAACAGATCAACTCGAACAAGTGAAACTGAAAATGAGCATCGATCAACGCGAAATCGTGGCCGCGTTAATCAGCGCAATTACCGCAAAGCTCTGCTAGAAAAGCAGACCAATGATCTTAAAGAACTTAAAGAACATGTATCGGCATGTGCCAGGTACTCTCGAAAATCGTTTATGGTCCATGAGAAACGATTCGGCTTAGAACAAAGGCGGTTTCAATTAGAGgaagaaaaatttcaatttgaaaaacaaatacgATTAGAAGAGCAAAAACGATGGACTAAACAGTTACAACTCAAACGAAAAATTCTCAACTACAAGAGGCGTAAACTAGATTTCGAGATGGGACGGACAACAATTGATGCATTGGAAGAACACAATGAACAATTGGAAGCTCAACTAGAAGATAGCTTCAATGGGGAGAATAATTAAACGTCTTTGCTTTGAAGATATTTGAATTTAAACGCAATTTaaattgctttttattttttttatcatgtgAAAAGCGTGTTCGAATAATATATATCGTTGTCTACAAAATATTGTTCCTAATTTCTCGTCTTACTccattttaattttcatattcttCATTTTCTCCATTAATGGGTAAGTTTTCGTTTTCGTGAATCAGCTCAGGGTCGTCGAAATCCATTTTATGTTTTACACGGAGATTGTAAGGTGCGACGTAGTAGTACAGTTGTTTTTCCTTTTGCACAACAAAATGTGCCTTTAACCACACCTGTTGTTCAGTAACATGCGTCTAAGTTCTTAAAGGAGTGATCAGCAACAGCATTAAAAGATAACCGGCATCACCTAAAATATTTGTTGGACAGAGCAGTTATAATAAGCATCAATACAGTTCCTTGTCATTTACGAGATAAATTATTCTCTGTTTTGTTCTACTGCattgaatatgtttttttgaTACATCAACAGTTTGCTAACTATATAGGCGCTTTCTAACTGGACTGATTTTTAACTGGGAGTTCGTTAAGGGGATtctaaaggttttttttaatcattccATGTAAAACTGCATTCATAGCAGTGCATCGTGGATCCTCTTGATagcccaattaaaaagcagcatcCGTTAATTAAACTGATGTTCTAGCCCGCAGTTAGCAAATGGCTGCTGTACTTACAAATAGTTTTGTAAATAAGAGTTACCGATTAACCAGAagtttttttcctcgtttgcGTGATTTTGAGTATCTATTCCACATCGCTACCGTTCTACACAAAAGAATCATATGATGAACATATCGAATCACCAGATTATGGTCACAAATCTATAATGGTTGTATACTGTCGTCATACACATATTTGTCCCACGCTTGCTGGGAttctatgtacatgggacaattatgcgtagaacgacaGTATAGTAGCGTTATATATTTATTCATTTGTATGAAGCACATACGCTTAAGCCTCCCTCCCCGTAAAACGTAACGTTATTTGTGAACAGATCCCTAGGCTCTACAACCTACCACAATTACGTTGAAACTATATGGAAACCTTCTCTGTTGCAAAACAAATGTTTATCACGAGCTGGTGATATTATGCTTACGTGGGTGTTATCTACACAGCCGATTACACCAGGAATTCCAGTTTTTTTTCGTCAAATCccagtttaatttttttctcgCTTTCTTCAActggaaaatttattacaagAGCACTTACTTTTTCTTCAATTACCTATATTTAGAATAATGTTCAATACTTTTGACATGGTAGACTGAGCTAATCCTATGATGCGATCGTTACCAACCCCCTTTTTATAATTTCCTTCTGCGAAACAAATCAAACAAGCTaccaacattattttcataaatattcaaaaatttccTTGCAAGCTCGAAAGAATGTGATGGAGCTAAAATGATGAACATAAAATACAGATATGATCAAGTCAAATTCATCGTTTCACTTACGATTTTTCAGTTTGTTTAAGCGGGTCAGAATAATCTCTTATTTTTTTACGCTTCACAGTGATGTTTGCAAATTCCTCTTCATCTTCACTGTTGGTATCAAACCATAATTCAACGCTCATATTCGAAAAACACAAATTGAACCTAAGCATAAACAACCCAACTAACTCTAACTGAcaacttctcactgtaaacaaCGCTATTATGGATCCCACTTCACTGTCACTGTCACTCCACAGAGTTCATTTCATTCACTTCACTTTATGTGGAAACAGTAATAGGCCAAACAATGTGAAGTGATCGTTAGGTGAAGTGAATGTGTAAGTGAAAGTGGAATCCGTAATAAGGGCCAATATGAATCacaataaggttttcaacaGAATTTGAATCTATATAGGAAagatcccacaatttctatattttttatatacttTATGATATATAACCGAACTAATATAAAAataaggggcagcagggactatgtccaagggcttgacgacccctccccatggccactgcgagttagggggcctgcctaggatgtggtggggtttgacagtgggctctgttaaacctctacaaaaagctgcatgtgtccataagcaggccctatcaaacccagtcaacacatgaacgtatatggtgtcgtgtaggatgctgaagtgcaggcgatagaggtactcttccaaacaacatgtatgtatatagtctccaatttagcatcttgtattgcaccatgtgcgattttatgtagactgggaagcgatcgtgtgccgctcaaagcgcacaagcccaacacgagtgccaaccggcacatcagaattaataccagtgagctcctgattacggtatactggtcaaggcaagtgacacacacgcgcgcgtgaaagtaatgcaaaatgaacgtaaatttacattcttacttaacgtcaaatagagataaaataagggttgctgaataacattagctttccgattactatcaattattttcaatcccgtttcttttttacttttcttacgttaatgaaatgataacgcgggcgcctaatccgaaattcaaatgaacaatcgctcactttgagcgattgattgtttattctcgcgaagaatgatcaattgaacaaataaggaaatgctaatactgctgtgtagaagtttcataggtcacatcactttccatggtgaatcccgatctatgttacttattaccccacccaactaacactacttccttcccgtggtaaatgtggagatgcagaggtattctcggtctctagtagcaacaattaccacacactcacattccctccctttcccaactgactgtaaggacttggccggcgccgttattgatcaatatttgcgagctgctgaaacgtgcacttcgagaatagttggtaaatcccaaccactatttacttggatcgtagtgcaatttgcaccagttctgatcaatcacggagtagcaaccattgatatgtacagtcagtctaagctaagctaagctataaCCGAACTGATATAAAAATGAACAGATTCGGGAACACACACTACAGGATGAATTcgtttgaaagcggcacaaatgcggGGGTATTGTCTTATCACCAATGGTTTATAAACGGGAACGCGGCGAATTAATAATAgcctgttattataactctattggtggcaaaatagttatttgacttcgaaaaagtgaaatcagaattgcatacataatgtaaaaccaaaataaaaattccgcggaaaaaaaaaatttcgtttcgtttcgtaaaatttcgaattgaatacatcttgatttcgtatcgttccgaagtctcgaaagtaaatctatatttcgtttcgttccgtttcgaatcTTCATAGacatttttaatttcgtttcgtttcgtttcgtttgtaaaaagtgtgttatcgcatacccttactgaAATCCCTGTATTGTTCTCTGGTGAGATCAGTCTTAGAGTACTCGTGCATTGTTTGGGCACCATACTATCTCAACAGTATACAACGCATTGAATCTATTCAACGCAAATTCGTACGTTTTGCTCTGCGCCACCTACCGTGGAATGATCCTTTCAATCTTCCAAGTTATGACGATCGCTGTAAGCTTATAGGATTAGAGCTTTTAAGTGTGCGTCGCGAGGTCTCAAGGGCACTTTATGTTTCCGatcttcttatttctcaaaTTGATTGCCCTGGTCTTTTATCTAGTTTGGATGTAAATGTTCCCCAAAGACAGCTCCGGTCTAGACCTTTCTTTTTATTCATGGTGCCCGCACAAATTACGGGCATAACGAACCCTTATTGCCATGTGTAGGATATTCAATCGTTGTTCTTCTGAATTCGATTTCCATCTTTCACGCTCGACGTTGAAAAAGAGATTCACGCACCTATTCGCTACTACATCAACCACTACTCGTTAGGCATTTATTTCTTGTATTGTAACAGTAATCGTTTTACCGAATTGTACCTGTGTTATC
Encoded proteins:
- the LOC134206998 gene encoding uncharacterized protein LOC134206998, which gives rise to MDKKRTNVRQFARLVSFMEEHPELARGGRFSDCRESVSSLWATIQAALNSLGPPTRSVAAWQKVWNDKKLQIKKKLQHNQNEVRATGGGRNTQYSFNDVEEAIIRLLSLRRTVDHNGAIFGTQSSTGLPNQEHNQELNDGPSPAGEIELLRTSADLTNRSTRTSETENEHRSTRNRGRVNQRNYRKALLEKQTNDLKELKEHVSACARYSRKSFMVHEKRFGLEQRRFQLEEEKFQFEKQIRLEEQKRWTKQLQLKRKILNYKRRKLDFEMGRTTIDALEEHNEQLEAQLEDSFNGENN